The sequence below is a genomic window from Deltaproteobacteria bacterium.
ACCATACCATCCATAGCCAAACAGGCAGGTGCCACTATCATCGAGATCAACAAGGAACGCACCCACCTCACGGACAGCATCACAGATATCTTTTTACAGGGAGAGGCCGGGAAGGTGGTTTCCGATCTCCTGGAGGAGGTCAAAAGGATTTTGCAACGGGAAGGCCGGTCCCTTGGCTCGTGATCGATCGTGGGGGACGATTCACTTGGGTTTGATGAAATCCTCCAGGCGGATCACCTTTTTCCCCTTCTGGGTTCCACTCAATGTCCCTCTTCCTTTGGCTTTTCGCAGCTCTTCGAGCATCCCCTGCAATTCCGGGTTTTTTTCAATGAGTCCCTGTATCTGACGGCTCAGTTCCTGCCATGTGGCCTCCAACTCATCGGTATCCAAGGAAAAACCTCCCCAGGAAGACAGGAGCCCACCAAGATGGGAAAGGAGCCCGAAGTGAGTCGTTCCCTGCAGGTAATAGGGACAGTGGCACCAGAGGCTGACACAGTCAAAGCCCTGTTTCTGTGCCATAGAGTGGATGGTTGAATGGATGGCGCTTGGACCTCGGTAATTGATGGGTTTGACATTTATTTTCTCGAGCGAGGCCAAAAGGTCATTGCTTGAGGCAATGGCAGAAACCACTTTGTCGGTGTGGAGAACGTTGTCGTACATGCTTCCAAGACTGACCAGGATCCGGATTCCAAGCTTGGAGCACAGAGAAAGGATGGTTTCAACATATTGAAACCAGTGAAGACTTGGTTCCACCGCCTTGAGGATAACTATGTCTCTACCGCTTCCCTTGGCGACGTGGAATGAACTTTCCGGTGGTTGGAGCTCTTCAAGGAATCCGTTTTTGATCTCGACTAGAGGACGGTTTTCATCGAATCGATAAAACAAATCGGGATTGATCTTACCGAACAATCGCGCTTCCAATTTCTGAATAAGGTAATCCACCATGCCACGGGAGATATCCAGTGCATTTCCCCAGCCCTCGAAACCTGCGATGAAAAGTGGATCCTTGAGCCGGGGTAAAAAATCGATTTTGATGGCTTCTTTGTTCATGATCAGGAGTCTGTCATTGGAATATTGGAATGTCAAGGCATACTCTATTATTTTTATTGACAAAATCGAAAAAAGTCCTAAAGTAACCAATTTCAAAAGACTCTTTCCCGAATACCCAAGGACTGGAAAGGGAGGGAAAAGCATTGTCCATTGAAATTGAAGGATCCGCGCTCGTCAAGGCATGCCGCGACATGATCGAGACGGTGCTTTTTTGTCTTCCCAACGCATATAAGGGAACGATTTACCGCATCGGAAAACCACCGGATCTTGTAGCGGAA
It includes:
- a CDS encoding PAC2 family protein — translated: MNKEAIKIDFLPRLKDPLFIAGFEGWGNALDISRGMVDYLIQKLEARLFGKINPDLFYRFDENRPLVEIKNGFLEELQPPESSFHVAKGSGRDIVILKAVEPSLHWFQYVETILSLCSKLGIRILVSLGSMYDNVLHTDKVVSAIASSNDLLASLEKINVKPINYRGPSAIHSTIHSMAQKQGFDCVSLWCHCPYYLQGTTHFGLLSHLGGLLSSWGGFSLDTDELEATWQELSRQIQGLIEKNPELQGMLEELRKAKGRGTLSGTQKGKKVIRLEDFIKPK